A window of Brassica napus cultivar Da-Ae unplaced genomic scaffold, Da-Ae ScsIHWf_618;HRSCAF=913, whole genome shotgun sequence contains these coding sequences:
- the LOC106415429 gene encoding glutathione S-transferase T3-like — protein MDPNPFRNLNFVDLLQSQQDSSGFESSALPVIGTQATEGCNFEESSPAQPKERRSWGPTEDVVLISSWLNTSKDPVVGNEQRSVAFWKRIATYFNASPKLVGCEKRESSQCKQRWHKINDMVSKFCGAFEAATRERSSGQNENDVLKLAHEIFFTNHKKKFTLEHAWKELRNDQKWSELSTAKTDGSSKKRKVGDPSQSQNSQAMETDDGRTTRPPGVKASKAAGKKAVVDGKDVAKYQTMWTIRKQDLEIKERMSKMKLLEKLYEKTEPLLESEEALKLKLITELM, from the coding sequence ATGGATCCCAATCCATTTaggaatttaaattttgttgatCTTCTTCAAAGTCAACAAGATAGTTCTGGTTTTGAATCCTCTGCTCTTCCAGTAATTGGGACACAAGCTACTGAAGGATGCAACTTCGAAGAGAGCAGTCCTGCACAGCCTAAAGAAAGAAGGAGTTGGGGTCCAACAGAGGACGTCGTGCTCATCAGCTCGTGGCTGAACACGAGTAAGGATCCTGTCGTTGGGAATGAGCAGAGGTCAGTTGCATTCTGGAAAAGAATTGCAACTTACTTCAACGCCAGTCCTAAGCTTGTAGGATGTGAAAAGAGAGAGTCGTCTCAGTGCAAGCAAAGATGGCACAAGATCAATGACATGGTGAGCAAGTTTTGTGGAGCGTTTGAGGCTGCTACCAGGGAGAGAAGTAGTGggcaaaatgagaatgatgttcTCAAACTTGCCCACGAAATCTTCTTTACCAACCACAAGAAGAAGTTCACCTTAGAGCACGCATGGAAGGAATTGCGCAATGACCAGAAGTGGTCTGAGCTATCTACTGCCAAAACTGATGGAAGTTCGAAGAAGAGGAAGGTTGGCGACCCTTCACAGTCACAGAACTCGCAAGCAATGGAAACCGATGATGGAAGAACCACCCGTCCCCCTGGCGTTAAGGCATCAAAAGCCGCTGGGAAGAAGGCAGTGGTGGATGGCAAGGACGTTGCTAAGTATCAGACGATGTGGACGATCAGGAAGCAGGATTTGGAGATAAAGGAAAGGATGTCCAAGATGAAGCTACTGGAGAAACTATATGAAAAAACAGAACCGCTACTAGAGTCTGAGGAAGCGCTGAAGCTGAAACTCATAACTGAGTTGATGTGA
- the LOC125604751 gene encoding DNA topoisomerase 3-alpha-like, with amino-acid sequence MSRRGGGPVTVLNVAEKPSVAKSVAGILSRGSFRTREGRSRYNKIFEFDYAINGQPCRMMMTSVIGHLMELEFADRFRKWHSCDPADLYQAPVMKHVPEDKKDIKKTLEEEARRSDWLVLWLDCDREGENIAFEVVDVCRAVKQNLYIRRAHFSALIDREIHEAVQNLREPNQLFAQAVDARQEIDLRIGASFTRFQTMLLKDRFVIDSTGDEERSRVISYGPCQFPTLGFIVERYWEIQAHEPEEFWTINCSHESEEGLATFSWMRGHLFDYASAAILYEMCVLEPTATVMNVPHPREKFKYPPYPLNTIELEKRASRYFRLSSEHTMKVAEELYQAGFISYPRTETDSFSSRTDLRAMVEEQTRHPAWGPYAQRLLEPEGGLWRNPGNGGHDDKAHPPIHPTKFSSGESNWSRDHLNVYELVVRHYLACVSQPAVAAETTVEIDIAGERFSASGRAILAKNYLEVYRFESWGGSVIPVYEKGQQFIPTRLTLDSAVTRPPPLLCEADLLSCMDKAGIGTDATMHDHIKKLLDRGYATKDANTRFSPTNLGEALVMGYDDMGYELWKPNLRAIMEHDMNEVSVGNKTKAEVLETCLQQMKACFLDARVKKTKLLEAMTIFFERSNNSDEGENQTAGEVVRRCNLCLESDMALRKNQDGNFMVGCMSYPQCRNAVWLPGPTLEASVTTDTCQSCGPGPVYKIRFKFRQIRIPPGFDVNHLGCVGGCDDVLKQLIDICGTGSRSQARAAPGATPNNVRGSNIRQNNVCIHCQQGGHTSANCPTRASGYRNPRATGTANPRNNETTVSCTTCGTPCAIRTANTEANRGRKFYSCPSQGCNFFTWEDSISNGTGNATTGSNSGGSGRRGRGGGRGNRGGGQRGGGRGGGGTSFVSATGEPVSGRRCFSCGDPSHFANACPNRNS; translated from the exons ATGTCGCGGCGAGGCGGTGGTCCCGTGACGGTACTGAATGTGGCGGAGAAGCCGTCGGTGGCGAAGTCAGTGGCCGGGATTCTATCCCGTGGAAGTTTCCGGACTCGGGAAGGTAGGTCTCGGTACAACAAGATCTTCGAGTTCGATTACGCAATCAACGGCCAGCCGTGCCGTATGATGATGACCTCCGTCATCGGTCACCTGATGGAGCTTGAGTTCGCCGATCGCTTCCGCAAGTGGCACTCCTGCGACCCGGCGGATCTGTACCAAGCTCCGGTCATGAAACACGTCCCCGAG GATAAGAAGGATATTAAGAAGACATTGGAGGAGGAAGCTAGGAGGAGCGATTGGCTTGTGCTGTGGCTTGATTGTGATAGGGAAGGTGAGAACATTGCGTTTGAAGTTGTGGATGTTTGTAGAGCTGTGAAGCAGAATCTTTATATACGGAGGGCTCATTTCTCTGCGTTAATTGACAG GGAAATTCATGAGGCTGTTCAGAATCTCAGAGAGCCTAATCAACTGTTTGCTCAGGCTGTTGATGCTAGACAA GAAATAGACCTACGCATTGGAGCTTCTTTCACTAGGTTTCAGACTATGCTTCTGAAAGATAGGTTCGTTATTGACTCCACGGGTGATGAAGAGAGGAGCCGTGTAATAAGTTATGGTCCCTGTCAG TTTCCTACACTTGGCTTTATTGTAGAGAGATACTGGGAGATACAGGCGCATGAACCAGAAGAGTTTTGGACAATCAACTGTTCTCACGAATCAGAAGAAGGCCTTGCCACCTTTAGTTGGAT GCGTGGTCATCTCTTTGATTATGCTTCAGCTGCTATATTATATGAGATGTGTGTCCTGGAACCTACTGCCACC GTTATGAATGTCCCACATCCAAgggaaaaatttaaatatcctcCTTATCCATTGAACACCATTGAACTTGAAAAACGCGCTTCAAGATACTTCCGCCTTAGTTCGGAGCATACCATGAAG GTGGCAGAAGAGTTATATCAGGCTGGTTTCATCAGCTATCCTCGTACAGAGACAGATTCTTTTTCAAGCAGGACTGATTTACGT GCCATGGTGGAGGAACAAACAAGACATCCTGCATGGGGTCCATATGCACAAAGACTATTAGAGCCGGAGGGGGGACTCTGGAGAAACCCGGGGAATGGTGGTCATGATGACAAGGCTCACCCACCCATTCACCCAACAAAGTTTTCTAGCGGAGAGTCTAACTGGAGTAGAGATCACCTT AACGTTTATGAGCTTGTTGTCCGCCATTACCTGGCGTGTGTTTCCCAGCCAGCAGTTGCTGCTGAAACTACAGTAGAAATTGATATTGCTGGTGAGCGTTTTTCTGCATCTGGGAGAGCAATATTAGCT AAAAATTACCTTGAGGTGTATCGCTTTGAATCTTGGGGAGGTTCAGTGATTCCAGTGTATGAAAAAGGGCAGCAG TTTATCCCAACACGTTTGACTCTGGATTCAGCGGTAACAAGGCCACCACCGCTATTGTGTGAAGCTGACTTACTGAGTTGTATGGACAAG GCAGGCATTGGCACTGATGCGACAATGCACGACCATATAAAGAAACTCCTTGATCGGGGTTATGCTACAAAGGATGCTAATACGCGCTTTTCTCCAACCAACCTG GGTGAGGCGCTTGTTATGGGATATGATGACATGGG GTATGAACTTTGGAAACCAAACCTCAGAGCCATCATGGAACATGATATGAATGAAGTTAGTGTTGGCAACAAGACTAAAGCTGAagttcttgaaacttgtttgcaGCAAATGAAAGCTTGTTTCTTAGAT GCAAGAGTCAAAAAAACAAAGCTCCTAGAAGCAATGACAATTTTCTTTGAAAG ATCTAATAACTCCGATGAAGGTGAAAATCAGACAGCTGGTGAAGTTGTCCGACGATGCAACCTTTGCCTTGAATCAGATATGGCGCTCAGGAAGAACCAG GATGGCAATTTTATGGTTGGATGCATGAGCTATCCTCAG TGTCGGAATGCAGTTTGGCTTCCCGGACCTACATTGGAAGCATCTGTCACTACTGACACTTGTCAATCTTGTGGTCCAG GTCCTGTCTACAAGATACGTTTCAAGTTCCGTCAGATCAGAATTCCACCAGGCTTTGATGTTAATCACTTAG GCTGTGTTGGTGGCTGTGATGACGTTCTTAAACAGCTGATAGACATATGTGGAACTGGATCCCGTTCTCAAG CAAGGGCAGCCCCGGGTGCAACCCCAAACAATGTCCGAGGAAGCAACATAAGACAGAACAACGTGTGCATACACTGTCAACAAGGAGGGCATACTTCTGCCAATTGTCCCACGCGAGCTTCAGGATATCGAAATCCTCGTGCTACTGGAACAGCAAATCCGAGAAACA ATGAAACTACAGTTTCATGTACCACTTGTGGAACACCATGTGCTATTCGTACAGCCAACACAGAAGCTAACAGGGGAAGGAAGTTCTACTCATGTCCATCACAAGGCTGCAACTTCTTCAC ATGGGAAGATAGCATCAGCAACGGTACTGGGAATGCAACAACAGGTTCTAATAGCGGCGGAAGCGGTAGGCGCGGCCGTGGTGGTGGCCGGGGAAATAGAGGCGGTGGCCAAAGAGGTGGAGGGCGTGGCGGCGGTGGAACAAGCTTTGTTTCTGCAACTGGAGAGCCAGTGAGTGGTAGAAGGTGCTTCTCATGTGGTGATCCTTCACATTTTGCCAACGCTTGCCCTAACCGTAACTCTTAA
- the LOC125604753 gene encoding E3 ubiquitin-protein ligase RGLG3-like isoform X1: MSRCNKRNPQPSYIADHFNSLDQVITSLREAGLESSNLILGIDFTKSNEWTGRYSFNRKSLHAIGKRQNPYEQAISIIGRTLSPFDEDDLIPCFGFGDATTRDQYVFSFYPDNKSCEGLDKAVKRYREIVPHLKLSGPTSFAPVIDAAIDIVEQNNMQYHVLVIIADGQVTRNPDVPPGRLSPQEEATINSIMAASHYPLSIVLVGVGDGPWDTMKQFDDNIPHREFDNFQFVNFTEIMSQHKDAAKKEAAFALAALMEIPFQYKATLSLDRKQVSGSRLRHKPLPPPPEVIERDNAVRKMPNPVTETAEKSDRTAPVTQPVCPICLTNPKDMAFSCGHTTCKECGVVVKICPMCREPITTRIRLYT, translated from the exons ATGAGTAGATGCAATAAACGTAATCCGCAACCTTCGTATATTGCTGATCACTTCAACAGCTTAGATCAG GTGATAACTTCTCTAAGGGAAGCTGGACTTGAATCTTCAAACTTGATACTAGGAATTGACTTCACCAAGAGCAATGAGTGGACAG GAAGATACTCATTCAATAGAAAAAGCCTTCACGCCATTGGTAAAAGACAGAACCCTTATGAACAAGCTATATCCATCATTGGCCGCACTTTGTCTCCCTTTGATGAAGATGATCTTATACCTTGTTTCGGTTTTGGCGATG CAACAACAAGAGATCAGTATGTGTTCAGCTTTTACCCTGACAACAAAAGCTGCGAGGGATTAGACAAAGCTGTGAAAAGATACAGAGAGATTGTTCCTCATTTGAAGTTGTCTGGGCCCACCTCTTTTGCCCCGGTTATCGATGCAGCCATCGACATAGTGGAGCAGAACAATATGCAGTACCATGTTCTTGTCATTATAGCAGATGGTCAGGTGACAAGGAATCCAGATGTTCCACCTGGTAGGCTCAGTCCACAGGAAGAAGCTACTATCAACTCCATAATGGCAGCTAG CCATTACCCATTGTCTATAGTCTTGGTTGGAGTAGGAGATGGACCATGGGACACAATGAAACAATTTGATGACAATATTCCTCACCGCGAATTCGATAACTTCCAG TTTGTGAACTTCACAGAGATAATGTCACAGCACAAAGATGCAGCTAAGAAGGAGGCTGCTTTCGCATTAGCAGCTCTCATGGAGATTCCTTTTCAGTACAAAGCCACATTAAGTCTCGA TAGAAAACAAGTGAGTGGTTCCCGTTTGCGTCACAAGCCGCTACCACCACCACCAGAGGTGATAGAGCGTGACAATGCTGTTAGAAAAATGCCGAATCCAGTTACAGAAACTGCAGAGAAAAGTGACAGAACGGCTCCAGTAACACAACCTGTATGTCCCATTTGCTTGACGAACCCAAAGGACATGGCGTTTAGCTGCGGTCACACG ACGTGCAAGGAATGTGGTGTGGTTGTCAAGATATGCCCAATGTGCAGAGAACCTATAACAACGAGGATAAGGCTGTACACTTGA
- the LOC125604753 gene encoding E3 ubiquitin-protein ligase RGLG3-like isoform X2 — translation MSRCNKRNPQPSYIADHFNSLDQVITSLREAGLESSNLILGIDFTKSNEWTGRYSFNRKSLHAIGKRQNPYEQAISIIGRTLSPFDEDDLIPCFGFGDATTRDQYVFSFYPDNKSCEGLDKAVKRYREIVPHLKLSGPTSFAPVIDAAIDIVEQNNMQYHVLVIIADGQVTRNPDVPPGRLSPQEEATINSIMAASHYPLSIVLVGVGDGPWDTMKQFDDNIPHREFDNFQFVNFTEIMSQHKDAAKKEAAFALAALMEIPFQYKATLSLEKQVSGSRLRHKPLPPPPEVIERDNAVRKMPNPVTETAEKSDRTAPVTQPVCPICLTNPKDMAFSCGHTTCKECGVVVKICPMCREPITTRIRLYT, via the exons ATGAGTAGATGCAATAAACGTAATCCGCAACCTTCGTATATTGCTGATCACTTCAACAGCTTAGATCAG GTGATAACTTCTCTAAGGGAAGCTGGACTTGAATCTTCAAACTTGATACTAGGAATTGACTTCACCAAGAGCAATGAGTGGACAG GAAGATACTCATTCAATAGAAAAAGCCTTCACGCCATTGGTAAAAGACAGAACCCTTATGAACAAGCTATATCCATCATTGGCCGCACTTTGTCTCCCTTTGATGAAGATGATCTTATACCTTGTTTCGGTTTTGGCGATG CAACAACAAGAGATCAGTATGTGTTCAGCTTTTACCCTGACAACAAAAGCTGCGAGGGATTAGACAAAGCTGTGAAAAGATACAGAGAGATTGTTCCTCATTTGAAGTTGTCTGGGCCCACCTCTTTTGCCCCGGTTATCGATGCAGCCATCGACATAGTGGAGCAGAACAATATGCAGTACCATGTTCTTGTCATTATAGCAGATGGTCAGGTGACAAGGAATCCAGATGTTCCACCTGGTAGGCTCAGTCCACAGGAAGAAGCTACTATCAACTCCATAATGGCAGCTAG CCATTACCCATTGTCTATAGTCTTGGTTGGAGTAGGAGATGGACCATGGGACACAATGAAACAATTTGATGACAATATTCCTCACCGCGAATTCGATAACTTCCAG TTTGTGAACTTCACAGAGATAATGTCACAGCACAAAGATGCAGCTAAGAAGGAGGCTGCTTTCGCATTAGCAGCTCTCATGGAGATTCCTTTTCAGTACAAAGCCACATTAAGTCTCGA AAAACAAGTGAGTGGTTCCCGTTTGCGTCACAAGCCGCTACCACCACCACCAGAGGTGATAGAGCGTGACAATGCTGTTAGAAAAATGCCGAATCCAGTTACAGAAACTGCAGAGAAAAGTGACAGAACGGCTCCAGTAACACAACCTGTATGTCCCATTTGCTTGACGAACCCAAAGGACATGGCGTTTAGCTGCGGTCACACG ACGTGCAAGGAATGTGGTGTGGTTGTCAAGATATGCCCAATGTGCAGAGAACCTATAACAACGAGGATAAGGCTGTACACTTGA